The Brasilonema sennae CENA114 genome includes a region encoding these proteins:
- a CDS encoding DUF2382 domain-containing protein codes for MGLYKIADFDADYKDTFQGNDIKGMGVYGEGSDEKVGTVSDVLVDEEGHFRYLVVDLGFWIFGKKVLLPVGRSRIDYNVDRVYAIGMTREQAERLPEYNEHDVLDYDYEERVRGTYRAPLDTTTPLEASAGLGDPTYSAATAGYQPTPVVPTPVVPTPAVNNPTYDRDTYKYDQDAPLYNMNDQDHQTLRLYEERLVANKRRQKAGEVTVGKHIETETARVAIPVEKERVVVERVTPADAGRAVAPGEATFREGEVARVEIYEETADVRKEAFLREEVRVKKVVDQDTVEAQETIRREELDINAPGLPIDER; via the coding sequence ATGGGTTTATATAAAATTGCAGACTTTGATGCAGACTACAAAGATACTTTCCAAGGTAATGACATTAAAGGAATGGGTGTCTATGGGGAAGGAAGCGATGAGAAAGTCGGTACTGTAAGTGATGTTTTAGTAGATGAAGAAGGTCATTTCCGTTATTTAGTCGTTGACCTAGGTTTCTGGATTTTTGGCAAGAAAGTCTTGTTACCAGTTGGTCGTTCTCGCATTGACTATAATGTTGATCGCGTTTATGCAATTGGAATGACCAGAGAACAAGCTGAAAGATTACCTGAGTACAACGAGCATGACGTTCTTGATTACGACTATGAAGAGCGGGTACGCGGTACATATCGCGCTCCCTTAGATACAACAACTCCTCTGGAAGCATCGGCTGGTTTAGGAGATCCAACATATTCAGCGGCGACAGCAGGATATCAGCCAACACCAGTGGTACCAACACCAGTGGTACCAACACCTGCGGTAAATAATCCCACTTATGACCGGGATACATACAAATATGATCAAGATGCTCCGTTGTACAATATGAACGACCAGGATCATCAAACCCTCAGATTATATGAAGAACGGCTAGTTGCTAATAAGAGACGCCAGAAAGCTGGAGAAGTTACGGTTGGTAAACATATTGAAACTGAAACTGCACGAGTTGCTATTCCAGTAGAAAAAGAGCGAGTTGTTGTTGAGCGAGTCACTCCAGCAGATGCTGGTAGAGCAGTTGCTCCTGGTGAAGCAACCTTCCGTGAAGGAGAAGTTGCTCGCGTAGAAATTTACGAAGAAACAGCTGACGTTCGCAAAGAAGCTTTTCTACGTGAAGAAGTCAGAGTGAAGAAAGTAGTAGACCAAGACACGGTTGAGGCTCAAGAAACAATTCGTCGTGAAGAATTGGATATCAACGCTCCCGGTCTTCCCATTGATGAGCGTTAA
- a CDS encoding WD40 repeat domain-containing protein: protein MLLKQTYWKIFLGFVITTTAAVVGLSWWNLSSVPKTSSTSKSLLTTRPIRTLKAHSVWVYAVAISQDGKTLVSGSYDGTLKIWNLQTGKLLDTIDGHSDAVESLAISSDGRMLVSGSWDNEVKLWNLQTRKLIRTFSGHLDDVESVAISPDGKQIASGSWDKTIKLWNVKTGEVIRTIKQQDAVRTLVISPNGQLLVSGNEDGKIMIWDFKTGKLRTPLAAHDQAVWSIALSPDGKTLASGSYDRTIKLWNSQTGELLHTLSGHDNGVWSVGFSPDGKQIASGSYDRTIKLWNVQTGQLLNTLVGHNKAVWSVAFNPQNHTLASGSADKTIKIWQVPSKTDIVTLPSAVELAAVLTKQPESTDSTLFYPLNQKVYNQVNQAWEQRGRSQENLVYRLGAASDGAILGYQLVNSNGGYSTEETTKKNDLLSRLVKRRPATREAIVHFRVVFTKQGILQVSPWQGYNTTN from the coding sequence ATGCTGTTAAAACAAACCTATTGGAAAATTTTCTTAGGGTTTGTAATCACTACAACAGCCGCTGTTGTAGGGTTGAGTTGGTGGAATTTGTCTTCAGTACCAAAGACTTCATCAACCTCTAAATCGTTGCTAACTACTCGACCTATTCGCACTCTAAAAGCGCATTCCGTATGGGTTTATGCAGTAGCAATTAGTCAGGATGGCAAAACTTTAGTCAGTGGTAGCTACGATGGCACTCTTAAGATTTGGAATCTGCAAACTGGCAAATTACTCGATACTATCGACGGTCATAGCGATGCGGTTGAATCCCTAGCCATTAGTTCTGACGGGCGTATGCTTGTTTCCGGCAGTTGGGATAATGAGGTTAAGTTGTGGAATCTTCAAACCCGCAAACTCATTCGTACTTTCTCAGGACATTTAGACGATGTTGAATCTGTTGCTATTAGTCCAGATGGAAAGCAGATCGCAAGTGGTAGTTGGGATAAGACAATCAAGCTGTGGAATGTGAAGACTGGGGAGGTGATACGCACTATAAAACAACAAGATGCAGTCAGAACCCTAGTGATAAGTCCTAATGGGCAGCTTCTTGTCAGTGGTAATGAAGACGGCAAAATTATGATTTGGGACTTCAAAACTGGAAAGTTGAGAACCCCCCTAGCAGCACATGATCAAGCCGTTTGGTCTATTGCGTTGAGTCCTGATGGCAAAACTCTTGCTAGTGGCAGTTATGACAGGACTATTAAGTTGTGGAATTCCCAGACAGGGGAATTACTGCACACCCTCTCTGGACATGACAATGGAGTTTGGTCTGTTGGCTTCAGTCCGGATGGAAAGCAAATCGCCAGTGGTAGTTATGACCGGACAATTAAGTTGTGGAATGTCCAAACTGGGCAGTTGCTTAACACTCTTGTCGGGCATAACAAAGCCGTTTGGTCTGTAGCTTTCAATCCTCAAAATCATACCCTCGCCAGTGGTAGTGCAGACAAAACTATCAAGATTTGGCAAGTGCCTTCAAAAACTGATATTGTCACGCTACCTTCTGCTGTAGAATTAGCAGCAGTTCTGACTAAACAACCAGAAAGCACAGACTCCACCCTGTTTTATCCTTTGAACCAAAAGGTTTACAACCAAGTCAATCAAGCTTGGGAACAACGAGGGCGGAGTCAGGAAAATTTAGTTTACCGCTTGGGTGCAGCCAGTGATGGAGCAATTTTAGGTTATCAACTCGTCAATTCAAATGGTGGTTACTCAACTGAAGAAACCACGAAGAAAAATGACTTACTTTCTAGGCTGGTGAAAAGACGACCAGCAACTAGGGAAGCAATTGTCCATTTCAGGGTGGTGTTTACTAAGCAAGGCATACTCCAAGTTAGCCCTTGGCAAGGGTACAACACAACTAACTAA
- a CDS encoding bifunctional 4-hydroxy-2-oxoglutarate aldolase/2-dehydro-3-deoxy-phosphogluconate aldolase has product MSGQAWLSQLKQHKVIAVVRAPKVSLTRQMALAVASGGIQLIEITWNSAGATELIAQLKIELPNCTIGTGTLLNLEQMQEAIAAGAQFLFTPHVDPKMIQAAVDIGVTIIPGALSPTEIVTAWSCGATCVKVFPTEAMGGVSYIRSLRGPLGHIPLIPTGGVTLENAKEFLEAGAIAVGLSSQLFPKEFVDTQNWEAITSKAASLMQKIS; this is encoded by the coding sequence ATGTCTGGTCAAGCTTGGTTATCGCAGCTCAAACAACATAAAGTTATTGCAGTTGTCCGCGCCCCCAAAGTGTCCTTGACACGCCAAATGGCTTTGGCTGTGGCATCTGGGGGAATTCAATTAATTGAAATTACCTGGAATAGTGCTGGTGCGACTGAACTGATTGCACAACTAAAAATAGAATTACCTAATTGTACTATTGGAACTGGTACACTGCTAAATTTAGAACAAATGCAAGAAGCAATTGCAGCGGGGGCACAATTTCTCTTCACTCCCCACGTTGATCCAAAGATGATTCAAGCAGCAGTGGATATAGGCGTAACTATCATACCAGGAGCACTCTCCCCAACGGAAATAGTAACTGCTTGGTCTTGTGGAGCAACCTGTGTCAAGGTGTTTCCCACAGAAGCGATGGGAGGAGTCAGTTATATAAGAAGTTTACGAGGACCTTTGGGTCACATTCCCTTGATTCCGACAGGGGGTGTGACTTTAGAAAATGCCAAAGAATTTTTAGAAGCGGGGGCGATCGCAGTTGGTTTGAGTAGTCAATTGTTTCCCAAAGAGTTTGTCGATACACAAAACTGGGAGGCGATCACTTCAAAAGCTGCAAGCTTAATGCAAAAAATTAGTTAG
- a CDS encoding DUF2382 domain-containing protein, with the protein MIDKEYNISHEKASKIARIGNLLKNLRAKVKKYAVIAREGQVVGEVRDLIIDINRQVNFVVSKSDSQENDRLILLSSKLVEKIDSPNKFIFINLKKSQVQYLPNYIERETQDSEMEDNLNTQEANRQNSELIAAVAAATNSQVSSVEDVIRLLGERLIIERTKHKVGEVIVRKEIETQIVQVPIRREKLIVEQISPEYKQLAQIDLGGEAISGVDLIQRETSAPTTSHSDDDLTVSGEVSSPKISTTSHLDDDLTVSGEVSSPKISTTTHSDDGLTVSGEFSSPKIASLLLNAIALERNHGCKAVRVTVIVEDEEHQKTYKEWFARTSKK; encoded by the coding sequence ATGATTGACAAAGAATATAATATCAGTCATGAAAAGGCAAGTAAAATAGCAAGAATTGGTAATCTTTTAAAAAATTTAAGGGCAAAAGTCAAAAAATATGCTGTAATTGCTCGGGAAGGTCAGGTCGTAGGTGAAGTTAGAGATTTAATCATAGATATCAATCGTCAGGTAAATTTCGTTGTATCGAAGTCGGACAGTCAGGAAAATGATCGATTAATTCTATTAAGCAGTAAGCTCGTCGAAAAAATTGACTCACCAAATAAATTCATTTTCATAAACTTAAAGAAATCGCAAGTACAATATTTACCTAACTATATAGAAAGAGAAACTCAAGATAGTGAAATGGAAGATAATTTAAACACTCAAGAAGCAAACAGACAAAACTCAGAACTAATTGCAGCAGTAGCAGCTGCTACAAATAGTCAGGTTTCTTCAGTAGAAGATGTTATTCGTTTGCTCGGAGAACGATTAATCATTGAGCGCACCAAACATAAAGTTGGTGAGGTGATTGTCCGTAAAGAAATTGAAACCCAAATTGTACAAGTGCCAATCCGGCGCGAGAAACTTATAGTCGAACAAATTAGCCCAGAATACAAACAGCTTGCACAAATAGATTTAGGAGGAGAAGCAATTTCTGGTGTTGATTTGATTCAACGAGAAACATCTGCACCGACGACTAGCCATTCGGATGATGATTTAACTGTAAGTGGTGAAGTTAGCTCTCCAAAAATATCGACGACTAGCCATTTGGATGATGATTTAACTGTAAGTGGTGAAGTGAGCTCTCCAAAAATATCAACGACTACCCATTCGGATGATGGTTTAACTGTAAGTGGTGAATTTAGCTCTCCAAAAATAGCCAGTTTACTTTTAAATGCGATCGCCCTAGAGCGAAATCATGGATGCAAAGCAGTGCGAGTCACAGTCATTGTGGAAGATGAAGAACATCAGAAAACATATAAGGAGTGGTTTGCCCGCACCTCAAAAAAATAA
- a CDS encoding DUF2382 domain-containing protein, protein MPLYKLADFDPNYAETLGGDDITTLDLYTEGGVRVGSVSDVLVDADGRFRYLVIDTEYNSSNKRILLPIGLSRTDYNQRRVYVDGLSKEQVQSLPVYKDDMSVDYDYEEQLRNAYRPNSSDVNHNQDTYNYKQDAPLYDLNDQNHQTFKLYQERLIANKNRVKTGEVAVSKHIETEIARVSVPIEKERVIIERINPTDAGIAVNPSEFQFQEGEIARIEIYEEKPDIHKETFVREEVRVRKVVKTQTIEAQETIRREELDVRTQGDLPIAQTDMNPNDLV, encoded by the coding sequence ATGCCTCTCTATAAACTTGCAGACTTTGATCCAAATTACGCTGAAACTTTAGGTGGCGACGATATCACAACTTTGGACTTATATACAGAAGGTGGAGTCAGAGTTGGCTCAGTCAGCGATGTTCTAGTTGATGCAGATGGTCGCTTTCGTTATTTAGTTATAGATACTGAGTATAATTCATCTAATAAAAGAATATTGCTACCAATTGGTCTTTCCCGGACAGATTATAATCAGCGGCGTGTTTATGTCGATGGGCTGAGCAAAGAGCAAGTGCAAAGTTTACCTGTCTACAAAGATGACATGAGTGTTGATTACGATTATGAAGAGCAGCTACGTAACGCTTATCGTCCAAATTCTAGTGATGTAAATCATAATCAAGATACTTATAATTATAAACAGGATGCACCCCTGTACGACTTGAATGACCAGAACCATCAAACTTTCAAACTATATCAAGAGCGGCTTATTGCCAATAAAAACCGTGTCAAGACAGGAGAAGTCGCAGTTAGTAAGCATATTGAAACAGAAATAGCACGTGTTTCAGTACCAATTGAAAAAGAGCGAGTTATTATTGAGCGAATTAATCCTACAGATGCAGGCATCGCAGTAAATCCGAGTGAATTTCAGTTTCAAGAAGGGGAAATAGCACGCATAGAAATCTACGAAGAAAAGCCTGATATTCATAAAGAGACGTTTGTACGTGAAGAAGTCCGCGTTAGAAAAGTGGTTAAAACACAGACAATTGAAGCACAAGAAACAATTCGTCGGGAAGAGTTAGACGTTCGGACTCAAGGAGATTTACCCATAGCTCAAACTGATATGAATCCAAATGATCTTGTTTAA